One Williamsia phyllosphaerae DNA segment encodes these proteins:
- a CDS encoding DMT family transporter, whose protein sequence is MAWIVLIISGVLEAVWATALGKSERFSRLTPSVVFAIGLVASMAGLAYAMRSLPIGTAYAVWVGIGAVLTVTYAMLTGDESASWTKIVLLAVIVGGVVGLKVLH, encoded by the coding sequence ATGGCGTGGATCGTTCTCATCATCTCCGGTGTCCTCGAAGCGGTCTGGGCGACCGCGCTCGGTAAGTCCGAGCGATTCAGTCGACTGACACCGTCCGTCGTCTTCGCGATCGGACTCGTGGCCAGCATGGCCGGTCTCGCGTACGCGATGCGCAGCCTCCCGATCGGTACCGCCTACGCGGTGTGGGTGGGCATCGGTGCGGTGCTGACGGTCACCTACGCGATGCTGACCGGCGACGAGTCGGCGTCGTGGACGAAGATCGTGTTGCTCGCGGTCATCGTGGGAGGTGTTGTGGGACTGAAGGTCCTGCACTGA
- a CDS encoding DUF3237 domain-containing protein — protein sequence MSTPVPPPLEFVAHLSIDVGAPIDLGDLPDGHRRVVPILGGTVSGPRLRGRVLPAGADHQYLRSARVTELDARYVVETDDGARIAVHNVGLRVGSADDVAALLRDEPVDPDRIHFRTQPRLSTAHPDHAWINDVLFVATGERTPTTVELDVFAVR from the coding sequence ATGTCCACGCCGGTGCCGCCGCCACTGGAGTTCGTCGCACACCTCTCGATCGACGTCGGTGCACCGATCGACCTCGGCGATCTCCCGGACGGCCACCGGCGCGTGGTGCCGATCCTCGGAGGAACCGTCAGCGGACCGCGGCTGCGGGGACGGGTCCTCCCTGCGGGCGCCGACCACCAGTACCTGCGCTCCGCGCGGGTGACCGAGCTCGACGCACGGTATGTCGTCGAGACCGATGACGGTGCGCGGATCGCAGTTCACAACGTGGGCCTGCGTGTGGGCAGCGCGGACGATGTCGCCGCGCTGCTGCGTGACGAGCCGGTCGATCCGGACCGGATCCACTTCCGCACCCAGCCACGCCTGTCGACCGCGCACCCGGACCACGCGTGGATCAACGACGTCCTGTTCGTCGCGACCGGGGAACGGACTCCGACAACCGTCGAACTGGACGTGTTCGCCGTCCGGTGA
- a CDS encoding phenolic acid decarboxylase, which translates to MTQHTDVQNPIPTQDLSGLVGHRFIYTYANSWQYEMYVKNATTIDYRIHTGMVGGRWVKDQEVDLVQLDDDVFKISWNEPTGTSVVVNVLPGKRRLHGTIFFPKWVEDAGTKTVVFQNDHLDEMRTYRDAGPTYPIYVVPEFAYITLFENVGVDDESVISVGPSELPAGFADRTN; encoded by the coding sequence ATGACTCAGCACACCGACGTCCAGAACCCCATCCCGACCCAGGATCTGTCCGGCCTCGTCGGTCATCGCTTCATCTACACCTACGCCAACTCCTGGCAGTACGAAATGTATGTGAAGAACGCGACGACCATCGACTACCGGATCCACACCGGCATGGTCGGAGGGCGATGGGTCAAGGACCAGGAGGTCGATCTCGTCCAGCTCGACGACGACGTCTTCAAGATCTCGTGGAACGAACCCACCGGCACATCTGTCGTGGTCAACGTGCTGCCCGGCAAGCGTCGTCTGCACGGCACCATCTTCTTTCCCAAGTGGGTCGAGGACGCGGGGACCAAGACCGTGGTCTTCCAGAACGATCACCTCGACGAGATGCGCACGTACCGCGACGCCGGTCCGACCTACCCGATCTACGTGGTCCCCGAGTTCGCCTACATCACGCTGTTCGAGAACGTCGGCGTCGACGACGAATCCGTCATCTCGGTGGGACCGTCGGAACTGCCCGCCGGATTCGCCGACCGCACCAACTGA
- a CDS encoding MarR family winged helix-turn-helix transcriptional regulator, whose product MRTKSEVLMTELAAELSRTIGPLRRAMLCAARLAAGLPDLPEAQIQVLRALAVESPQTSGDLAAGLQLARPTVSNVIRAMTADDLVTRVPGADDLRQVLIAPTPRARDLLRRYDEAAGAVLDEILGGLDDNARAVLADALPVLDELTSALVDRMANEPPD is encoded by the coding sequence GTGCGCACGAAGTCGGAGGTGTTGATGACCGAACTCGCCGCAGAGTTGAGCCGCACGATAGGTCCGCTGCGCCGCGCCATGCTGTGTGCCGCGCGGCTGGCCGCGGGTCTCCCGGACCTCCCCGAGGCGCAGATCCAGGTGCTGCGGGCGCTGGCGGTGGAGTCGCCGCAGACGTCGGGGGATCTGGCCGCCGGCCTGCAGCTGGCCCGACCCACCGTGAGCAACGTGATCCGCGCGATGACGGCCGACGATCTCGTCACCCGGGTGCCGGGTGCGGACGATCTGCGACAGGTGTTGATCGCCCCGACCCCGCGCGCACGGGATCTGCTGCGTCGATACGACGAGGCGGCCGGAGCCGTCCTCGACGAGATCCTCGGTGGCCTCGACGACAACGCCCGCGCGGTCCTCGCCGACGCGTTGCCGGTACTGGACGAACTGACCTCGGCCCTGGTCGACCGGATGGCGAACGAGCCGCCGGACTGA
- a CDS encoding class I SAM-dependent methyltransferase encodes MPEPTPLHVDRHLALSFGAQAQAYEDHRPDFPDDLMDAVAALGHRVLDVGSGTGKAAAALLARGCDVVAVEPDSDMADIARAKGVTVEPGTFEDWDPRGRSFDLVVFARSWHWVDPVPALAKLAEILPVGGHVALLSHESSWRGFDNPAIRDIVDGVLGNNDTARRRLTDETAADFTAAGFDIRVEDFPLTETVTAAAWLDTVFTYSRFLVLDEATKNRLRAELSAALGGDPITITGSPRAMIARRR; translated from the coding sequence GTGCCCGAGCCCACTCCCCTTCATGTCGACCGCCACCTCGCGCTCAGCTTCGGAGCGCAGGCACAGGCCTACGAGGATCACCGGCCCGATTTCCCAGACGACCTGATGGACGCGGTGGCCGCACTCGGTCATCGCGTGCTCGATGTCGGGTCGGGCACCGGTAAGGCCGCCGCGGCGCTGCTCGCCCGCGGCTGCGATGTGGTTGCCGTCGAACCGGATTCGGACATGGCGGACATCGCGCGCGCCAAGGGCGTGACCGTGGAGCCCGGGACCTTCGAGGACTGGGACCCGCGGGGGCGGTCGTTCGACCTGGTCGTGTTCGCCCGCTCATGGCATTGGGTGGACCCGGTCCCGGCGCTGGCCAAGCTCGCCGAGATCCTCCCCGTCGGCGGCCACGTCGCACTGCTGTCCCACGAGTCGAGTTGGCGTGGTTTCGACAATCCGGCCATCCGCGACATCGTCGACGGGGTCCTGGGGAACAACGACACCGCCCGGCGACGGCTGACCGACGAGACGGCCGCGGACTTCACCGCGGCCGGATTCGACATCCGGGTCGAGGACTTCCCACTGACCGAGACCGTCACCGCCGCAGCCTGGTTGGACACCGTCTTCACGTACTCCCGGTTCCTGGTCCTCGACGAGGCGACCAAGAACCGGCTGCGCGCAGAGCTCTCAGCGGCGCTCGGCGGTGATCCGATCACGATCACCGGGTCGCCACGGGCGATGATCGCCCGGAGGCGCTGA
- a CDS encoding NAD(P)H-dependent flavin oxidoreductase has translation MTQPRMSTPFTELVGIDYPIVQTGMGWVSGASLTSATSNAGGLGILASATMTYDELETAVAKTKSLTDKPFGVNIRADATDAGERIDLLIREKVRVASFALAPKKDLISKLKDNGIVVIPSIGAAKHAVKVASWGADAVIVQGGEGGGHTGPVATTLLLPSVLDALGPGGIPVVAAGGFFDGRGLAAALSYGAAGVAMGTRFLLTSDSTVPDSVKQEYIGRTLNDTVVSTKVDGMPHRVLRTSLVEKLEGGNPVSALVAAARNANEFKQMTGMKWTTMLTDGRTMRRSGERTWQQIIMAGNTPMLLKAGLVDGSTDAGVLASGQVVGMIEDLPSCDELIQSIMTQARERLSELRELA, from the coding sequence ATGACGCAGCCGCGGATGTCGACTCCGTTCACCGAACTGGTCGGCATCGACTACCCCATCGTGCAGACCGGCATGGGTTGGGTCTCCGGGGCATCGTTGACCTCGGCCACGTCGAACGCGGGCGGCCTCGGGATCCTGGCCTCGGCGACGATGACCTACGACGAGCTCGAGACCGCGGTCGCGAAGACGAAGTCGCTGACCGACAAGCCGTTCGGCGTCAACATCCGTGCCGACGCCACCGACGCCGGCGAGCGGATCGACCTGCTGATCCGCGAGAAGGTGCGGGTCGCGTCGTTTGCGTTGGCGCCCAAGAAGGACCTGATCAGCAAACTCAAGGACAACGGCATCGTCGTGATCCCGTCGATCGGTGCCGCGAAGCACGCGGTCAAGGTCGCGTCCTGGGGCGCCGACGCCGTGATCGTGCAGGGCGGTGAGGGCGGCGGTCACACCGGGCCGGTGGCGACGACGCTGCTCTTGCCGTCGGTGCTCGACGCACTCGGTCCCGGCGGGATCCCGGTCGTCGCGGCCGGCGGGTTCTTCGACGGGCGTGGCCTCGCCGCGGCTCTCTCCTACGGAGCGGCCGGGGTCGCGATGGGAACCCGCTTCCTGCTCACCTCCGACAGCACGGTGCCGGATTCGGTGAAGCAGGAGTACATCGGTCGCACCCTCAACGACACCGTGGTGTCCACCAAGGTCGACGGGATGCCGCACCGGGTGTTGCGGACCTCCCTGGTCGAGAAGCTCGAGGGCGGCAACCCGGTCAGCGCACTGGTCGCGGCGGCGCGGAACGCCAACGAGTTCAAGCAGATGACCGGCATGAAGTGGACCACCATGCTCACCGACGGCCGCACGATGCGCCGATCCGGGGAGCGCACCTGGCAGCAGATCATCATGGCCGGCAACACCCCGATGCTGCTCAAGGCCGGTCTCGTCGACGGCAGCACCGACGCCGGCGTGCTCGCGTCCGGACAGGTGGTCGGGATGATCGAAGACCTGCCCAGCTGCGACGAGCTGATCCAGTCGATCATGACGCAGGCCCGCGAACGACTCTCGGAGCTGCGCGAACTCGCCTGA
- a CDS encoding CoA-transferase subunit beta produces MSDNVTRAEICVIACAEIFDGAGEIMASPMATTPLIGARLARLTTEPDLLITDGEALIFADTPAVGGSAPIEGWMPFRKVFDVVASGRRHVVMGANQIDRHGNQNLSAFGSLQHPTRQMFGVRGAPGNTLNHPTSYWVAKHNSRVFGEQVDIVSGVGYDQVNPDNPAYGYLDIHRVVTNLGVFDFGGPDHTMRARSLHPGVTAEEVADNTGFEVAELDSAGVTRLPSDEELRLIREVIDPKGLREREVKPVETSR; encoded by the coding sequence ATGAGCGACAACGTCACCCGCGCGGAGATCTGTGTGATCGCCTGCGCCGAGATCTTCGACGGAGCCGGCGAGATCATGGCGTCACCGATGGCCACGACACCGTTGATCGGTGCCCGGCTGGCGCGCCTGACCACCGAACCCGACCTGCTGATCACCGACGGCGAGGCACTGATCTTCGCCGACACCCCCGCCGTCGGGGGCAGCGCACCCATCGAGGGATGGATGCCGTTCCGGAAGGTGTTCGACGTGGTGGCGTCGGGTCGTCGGCATGTCGTCATGGGGGCCAACCAGATCGACCGCCACGGCAACCAGAACCTCTCCGCGTTCGGGTCGCTCCAGCATCCCACCCGCCAGATGTTCGGTGTGCGTGGAGCTCCCGGCAACACCCTGAACCACCCGACGAGCTACTGGGTCGCCAAGCACAACTCCCGCGTCTTCGGCGAGCAGGTCGACATCGTCTCGGGCGTCGGGTACGACCAGGTGAACCCGGACAACCCGGCGTATGGGTACCTCGACATCCACCGGGTGGTGACCAACCTCGGCGTGTTCGACTTCGGCGGACCCGACCACACCATGCGCGCTCGCTCGCTGCACCCCGGCGTGACCGCCGAGGAGGTCGCCGACAACACCGGATTCGAGGTGGCCGAACTGGATTCGGCCGGTGTCACGCGACTGCCGAGCGACGAGGAACTGCGCCTGATCCGTGAGGTCATCGACCCCAAGGGGCTGCGCGAGCGCGAGGTCAAGCCGGTGGAGACGAGCCGATGA
- a CDS encoding CoA transferase subunit A has translation MTAPTTTRTQTDKSSTLDEAIAEISSGMTIGIGGWGSRRKPMALVRALARSEVTDLTVVTYGGPDLGLLCAAGKVAKAYYGFVSLDSPPFYDPWFAHARTTGAIEVREMDEGMVKCGLEAAASRLPFLPIRAGLGSAVQDFWGSELKTVDSPYPDADGRTQTLIAMPALELDVALVHLDIADVHGNAAYTGVDPYFDDLYCGAARRRFLEVDSVVSTAELVETVPLQRMLLNRMNVDRVIHAPNGAHFTFAGDYGRDEAFQRFYATSAADPDTWRAFSERFLAVDEETYQVRVREWASEQEAQKA, from the coding sequence ATGACCGCGCCCACCACGACCCGGACGCAGACCGACAAGTCGTCGACGCTGGACGAGGCCATCGCCGAGATCTCCAGTGGGATGACCATCGGCATCGGCGGCTGGGGGTCGCGCCGTAAGCCGATGGCGCTGGTCCGCGCGTTGGCGCGGTCGGAGGTCACCGATCTGACCGTGGTCACCTACGGCGGACCGGATCTCGGTCTGCTGTGCGCCGCGGGCAAGGTCGCCAAGGCGTACTACGGGTTCGTCTCCCTCGACTCACCACCGTTCTACGACCCCTGGTTCGCCCACGCGCGGACCACCGGCGCCATCGAGGTCCGCGAGATGGACGAGGGCATGGTCAAGTGCGGACTCGAGGCCGCCGCGTCGCGTCTGCCGTTCCTACCCATCCGGGCGGGCCTGGGCTCGGCGGTGCAGGACTTCTGGGGCTCCGAACTCAAGACGGTCGACTCGCCCTATCCGGACGCCGACGGTCGCACGCAGACGCTGATCGCCATGCCCGCACTCGAGCTCGACGTGGCGCTGGTGCATCTCGACATCGCCGACGTCCACGGCAACGCCGCGTACACCGGTGTCGACCCGTACTTCGACGACCTCTACTGCGGGGCCGCTCGACGCCGATTCCTCGAGGTGGACAGCGTGGTGAGCACCGCTGAGCTGGTGGAAACGGTTCCACTGCAACGCATGCTGCTGAATCGGATGAACGTCGACCGCGTCATCCACGCACCGAACGGTGCGCACTTCACCTTCGCGGGCGACTACGGACGCGACGAGGCGTTCCAGCGGTTCTACGCCACCTCGGCCGCCGATCCGGACACCTGGCGGGCGTTCTCCGAACGGTTCCTGGCCGTCGACGAGGAGACCTATCAGGTGCGTGTGCGCGAATGGGCGAGCGAGCAGGAGGCACAGAAAGCATGA
- the echA20 gene encoding (7aS)-7a-methyl-1,5-dioxo-2,3,5,6,7,7a-hexahydro-1H-indene-carboxyl-CoA hydrolase: protein MSITTSTIEPGIVTVTVDFPPVNALPSAAWFDLGAQILAAGADPATHVVILRAEGRGFNAGVDIKEMQATEGYGALIDANRGCAAAFAAVYDCAVPVIVAVNGFCVGGGIGLVGNADVIVATDDAIFGLPEVDRGALGAATHLARLVPQHLMRTLYFTAQNVTAQQLEHFGSVYRVVPRAELLEAALEVARMIAVKDTRVIRAAKEALNGIDPVDVKTSYRLEQGYTFELNLAGVADEHREAFVTTGKAKA, encoded by the coding sequence GTGTCGATCACGACATCCACCATCGAACCGGGCATCGTGACGGTGACCGTCGACTTCCCGCCGGTCAACGCGCTGCCGTCGGCGGCCTGGTTCGACCTCGGTGCACAGATCCTCGCCGCCGGGGCCGACCCCGCCACCCACGTGGTGATCCTGCGGGCCGAGGGGCGCGGCTTCAACGCCGGCGTCGACATCAAGGAGATGCAGGCGACCGAGGGCTACGGCGCACTGATCGACGCGAACCGCGGGTGCGCGGCCGCGTTCGCCGCCGTGTACGACTGCGCGGTCCCGGTGATCGTCGCGGTCAACGGGTTCTGCGTCGGCGGCGGCATCGGACTGGTGGGCAACGCCGACGTCATCGTGGCCACCGACGACGCGATCTTCGGACTCCCCGAGGTGGACCGCGGAGCACTCGGCGCCGCAACCCATCTCGCACGGCTGGTCCCCCAGCACCTGATGCGCACGTTGTACTTCACCGCCCAGAACGTGACCGCGCAGCAGCTCGAGCACTTCGGGTCGGTGTACCGCGTGGTGCCGCGCGCCGAACTGCTCGAGGCCGCACTGGAGGTCGCCCGCATGATCGCGGTCAAGGACACCCGCGTGATCCGTGCCGCGAAGGAGGCCCTCAACGGCATCGACCCGGTCGACGTGAAGACCAGCTACCGACTCGAACAGGGCTACACCTTCGAACTCAATCTCGCCGGTGTCGCCGACGAACACCGCGAGGCATTCGTCACCACCGGAAAGGCCAAGGCATGA
- a CDS encoding SDR family oxidoreductase: MDIGLGGRVVLVTGGARGVGAGICSVLDALGATVVACARRAPDDPDRAGAPDFVSCDVRDPDAVAEMVAGIVARHGRLDGLVNNAGGSPFALAADAGARFHSKIVELNLLAPLIVAQAAQSVMREQPDGGAIVNVSSVSGHRPSPGTAGYGAAKAGLDNLTGSLAIEWAPAVRINSVVAGPVQTELSELHYGDAEGIAAVGRTIPMGRMAVPDDIGNAVAFLLSPLAGYITGSTITVHGGGERPAFLDAANTNTASERKTS, encoded by the coding sequence GTGGATATCGGTCTTGGTGGCCGCGTGGTCCTGGTGACCGGCGGCGCACGAGGGGTCGGGGCGGGCATCTGTTCGGTCCTCGACGCCCTGGGTGCCACCGTCGTCGCCTGCGCGCGTCGAGCCCCCGACGATCCGGACCGCGCGGGTGCCCCGGACTTCGTCTCCTGCGACGTGCGCGATCCCGACGCGGTGGCCGAGATGGTCGCAGGGATCGTGGCCCGTCACGGACGGCTCGACGGTCTGGTGAACAACGCGGGCGGGTCGCCGTTCGCGCTCGCGGCCGACGCCGGCGCGCGTTTCCACAGCAAGATCGTCGAACTCAACCTGCTCGCGCCGTTGATCGTCGCGCAGGCCGCGCAGTCCGTGATGCGGGAGCAGCCCGACGGCGGCGCCATCGTCAACGTCTCCAGCGTCAGCGGTCACCGTCCGTCGCCGGGGACCGCCGGATACGGCGCGGCCAAGGCCGGTCTCGACAACCTCACGGGCTCGCTGGCCATCGAATGGGCGCCTGCGGTGCGCATCAACTCCGTGGTCGCGGGCCCGGTGCAGACCGAACTGTCCGAACTGCACTACGGCGACGCCGAGGGCATCGCCGCGGTCGGCCGCACCATCCCCATGGGTCGGATGGCCGTGCCCGACGACATCGGCAACGCGGTTGCATTCCTGTTGTCGCCCTTGGCCGGATACATCACCGGATCGACCATCACGGTCCACGGCGGCGGCGAGAGGCCGGCCTTCCTGGACGCAGCGAACACCAACACGGCATCGGAGCGGAAGACATCATGA
- a CDS encoding SDR family oxidoreductase — MSGINEGRVVIVTGAGRGIGREHALAFAASGAKVVVNDIGAGLDGSSTGESPAEQVVAEIVAAGGEAVVNGDDVADWAGSENLVNTAIERFGALDVLVSNAGFLRDKMLVSMSENDWDDVIRVHLKGHFAMLRHAGAYWRTQSKAGSTRSARIINTSSGAGLYGSVGQGNYAAAKAAIAQLTIQAASELAGYGVTVNAIAPSARTRMTTSAGEAMAAQMAPPADGSFDTMDPANVSPLVVWLGSPESGDVTGRVFEVEGGKVSVTDGWQRSVLRDKGSRWDPIELGPVIAEILAEAPAPFPVYGAR, encoded by the coding sequence ATGAGTGGCATCAACGAGGGGCGCGTCGTCATCGTCACCGGCGCGGGACGGGGCATCGGACGCGAACACGCGCTGGCGTTCGCCGCGTCGGGCGCCAAGGTCGTCGTGAACGACATCGGCGCCGGGCTGGACGGATCCAGCACAGGCGAGTCACCCGCCGAGCAGGTGGTCGCCGAGATCGTCGCTGCGGGAGGCGAAGCCGTCGTCAACGGCGACGACGTCGCCGACTGGGCCGGGTCGGAGAACCTCGTCAACACCGCGATCGAGCGCTTCGGGGCTCTCGACGTACTCGTCAGCAACGCAGGCTTCCTGCGCGACAAGATGCTCGTGTCGATGAGCGAGAACGACTGGGACGACGTGATCCGCGTCCACCTCAAGGGCCATTTCGCGATGTTGCGGCATGCGGGTGCGTACTGGCGGACGCAGTCCAAGGCGGGGTCGACCCGATCTGCCCGCATCATCAACACCTCGTCGGGTGCCGGGTTGTACGGGTCGGTGGGGCAGGGCAACTACGCCGCCGCGAAGGCGGCCATCGCGCAGTTGACGATTCAGGCGGCATCCGAACTCGCCGGCTACGGCGTCACCGTGAACGCGATCGCGCCGTCCGCGCGGACCCGCATGACCACCAGCGCCGGCGAGGCCATGGCCGCGCAGATGGCGCCGCCGGCCGACGGGTCGTTCGACACCATGGACCCGGCGAACGTGTCGCCACTCGTGGTGTGGCTGGGGTCGCCGGAGTCGGGGGACGTGACCGGTCGGGTGTTCGAGGTGGAGGGCGGCAAGGTGTCGGTGACCGACGGGTGGCAGCGCAGTGTGCTGCGCGACAAAGGGTCTCGATGGGACCCGATCGAACTCGGTCCGGTGATCGCCGAGATCCTCGCGGAGGCGCCCGCACCGTTCCCGGTCTACGGAGCGCGATGA
- the katG gene encoding catalase/peroxidase HPI yields the protein MPAYSEYSEVLEGTCPFGGNTIGGAYTSKPTLSDWYPDRLRVEQLHRDGPAANPLRDFDYEAAFTAIDLDELKAEIKQFLTTSVDWWPSDYGNYGPQMIRMAWHAAGTYRIADGRGGAGQALQRFAPINSWWDNGNTDKSRRLIWPIKKKYGSSLSWADLMILTGNCALEIMGFPTTGFGGGRRDSWEADDATYWGAEWIENSNPESFDAMVMRSDRWTGEPGDADYELQQPLAASHQALIYVNPEGPNENGNPGDSAVDIRITFGRMAMNDMETVALIAGGHAFGKSHGKVAADKIGAPPEIAPMEAMGLGWKNPEGPGFAEYTMTNGIEGAWTPNPTQWDNSYLENLFGFEWEKFHNPITGATQWKPIDPTAPKTPDAHIEGQMNDLMMMTSDIALKVDPVYRDICEQFLADFDLFTREFSKAWYKLTHRDMGPKSRYLGPEVAAEDFIWQDPLPSYDGPRLADAEVSTLKQAILAAGVSVSDLAYTAFSAAVTYRDSDKRGGANGGRLALAPQKDWKVNARTGEVISALKQVQATSAAQVSLADLIVLGGCVAVEQAAQAAGVTVAVPFTSGRVDATDEQTDVAQFEWLAPVVDGFRNFVLPEFSSISRVAPEEMFMDKAALLGLSAPQWVALTGGLRVLGCNHDGSSTGIFTDRVGVLSTDFFETVTSMDYEWAKVDDEGLSFAINDRATGSKVYDASRNDLLFGSNQQLRAVAEVYAGSDGQERFVHDFVEVWDAIMMADRYDVKKG from the coding sequence ATGCCCGCATATTCCGAATACTCCGAGGTTCTCGAGGGCACGTGTCCCTTCGGTGGCAACACGATCGGGGGCGCCTACACATCCAAGCCCACCCTGTCCGACTGGTACCCCGACCGGCTGCGCGTCGAGCAGCTGCATCGCGACGGTCCGGCGGCCAACCCGTTGCGGGACTTCGACTACGAGGCGGCGTTCACCGCGATCGATCTCGACGAGCTCAAAGCCGAGATCAAGCAGTTCCTGACCACCTCGGTCGACTGGTGGCCCTCGGACTACGGCAACTACGGCCCGCAGATGATCCGGATGGCGTGGCACGCCGCGGGCACCTATCGCATCGCCGACGGCCGGGGCGGCGCCGGGCAGGCGCTACAGCGCTTCGCCCCCATCAACTCCTGGTGGGACAACGGCAACACCGACAAGTCGCGCCGTCTCATCTGGCCGATCAAGAAGAAGTACGGCAGCTCGCTGTCCTGGGCGGACCTGATGATCCTCACCGGCAACTGCGCGCTGGAGATCATGGGCTTCCCGACCACCGGCTTCGGCGGCGGTCGCCGCGACTCGTGGGAGGCCGACGACGCCACCTACTGGGGCGCGGAGTGGATCGAGAACAGCAACCCCGAGTCGTTCGACGCGATGGTCATGCGCAGCGACCGCTGGACCGGCGAACCCGGTGACGCCGACTACGAGCTGCAGCAACCGCTCGCCGCATCGCACCAGGCGTTGATCTATGTCAACCCCGAGGGTCCCAACGAGAACGGCAACCCCGGGGACTCCGCGGTCGACATCCGTATCACTTTCGGCCGCATGGCCATGAACGACATGGAGACCGTCGCGCTGATCGCAGGCGGCCACGCGTTCGGCAAGAGCCACGGCAAGGTCGCCGCCGACAAGATCGGTGCGCCCCCGGAGATCGCCCCCATGGAGGCGATGGGCCTGGGCTGGAAGAACCCGGAAGGCCCCGGATTCGCCGAGTACACGATGACGAACGGCATCGAGGGGGCGTGGACCCCCAACCCGACCCAGTGGGACAACTCGTACCTGGAGAACCTGTTCGGCTTCGAATGGGAGAAGTTCCACAACCCGATCACCGGTGCGACACAGTGGAAGCCGATCGATCCGACCGCCCCGAAGACCCCCGACGCGCACATCGAGGGTCAGATGAACGACCTGATGATGATGACCAGCGACATCGCGCTCAAGGTCGATCCGGTCTACCGGGACATCTGCGAGCAGTTCCTCGCCGACTTCGATCTGTTCACCCGGGAGTTCTCGAAGGCCTGGTACAAGCTGACCCACCGCGACATGGGTCCCAAGTCTCGTTACCTCGGTCCGGAGGTGGCGGCCGAGGACTTCATCTGGCAGGACCCGCTGCCCAGCTACGACGGTCCGCGCCTCGCCGACGCCGAGGTCAGCACCCTCAAGCAGGCGATCCTCGCCGCGGGGGTGTCGGTCTCCGACCTCGCCTACACCGCGTTCTCCGCGGCGGTCACCTACCGCGACTCCGACAAGCGCGGCGGCGCCAACGGGGGACGGTTGGCCCTGGCCCCGCAGAAGGACTGGAAGGTCAACGCCCGTACGGGCGAGGTCATCTCAGCCCTCAAGCAGGTGCAGGCCACGAGCGCAGCGCAGGTCAGCCTGGCCGACCTGATCGTCCTCGGTGGCTGCGTCGCCGTGGAGCAGGCCGCACAGGCGGCCGGTGTCACCGTCGCGGTGCCGTTCACCTCGGGCCGGGTCGATGCCACCGATGAGCAGACCGACGTCGCGCAGTTCGAGTGGCTGGCGCCTGTCGTCGACGGGTTCCGCAACTTCGTCCTGCCGGAGTTCTCGTCGATCTCCCGCGTCGCGCCGGAGGAGATGTTCATGGACAAGGCGGCACTGCTCGGTCTGTCCGCCCCGCAGTGGGTCGCGCTCACCGGCGGCCTGCGCGTGCTGGGGTGCAACCATGACGGCTCGTCGACGGGCATCTTCACCGACAGGGTCGGGGTGCTCTCCACCGACTTCTTCGAGACGGTGACGAGCATGGACTACGAGTGGGCGAAGGTCGACGACGAGGGCCTGTCCTTCGCGATCAACGACCGCGCGACGGGAAGCAAGGTCTACGACGCCTCGCGCAACGACCTGCTGTTCGGCTCCAACCAGCAACTGCGTGCGGTGGCCGAGGTCTACGCAGGCAGCGACGGCCAGGAACGTTTCGTCCACGACTTCGTCGAGGTGTGGGACGCGATCATGATGGCCGATCGCTACGACGTGAAGAAGGGCTGA
- a CDS encoding DUF1304 domain-containing protein: protein MPVLAGVFAVLAALLHVAIFAMESVLWTRPAVYRRFGVASDADAVTTKPLAFNQGFYNLFLAVGIIVGVVIGGTAGLTLVAFGCSCIVAAAAVLASTGSAYFRAAATQALFAVVALVLLVVL, encoded by the coding sequence GTGCCCGTTCTCGCCGGCGTCTTCGCGGTTCTGGCCGCGCTGCTCCATGTCGCCATCTTCGCGATGGAGTCGGTGCTGTGGACCCGGCCGGCGGTCTACCGCCGGTTCGGGGTCGCCTCCGATGCCGACGCGGTCACCACGAAACCGCTGGCGTTCAACCAGGGTTTCTACAACCTGTTCCTCGCCGTCGGCATCATCGTCGGGGTCGTCATCGGCGGTACCGCAGGGCTCACGCTCGTCGCCTTCGGATGCTCGTGCATCGTCGCGGCCGCGGCCGTGCTCGCGAGCACCGGGAGCGCGTACTTCCGCGCGGCGGCGACTCAGGCACTCTTCGCGGTCGTCGCCCTGGTGCTGCTCGTCGTCCTGTAG